The Pieris napi chromosome 14, ilPieNapi1.2, whole genome shotgun sequence genomic interval GGAAATTACAAAATGCAGCtcaattatacaatttatattccgCCTTCAAACAACTGAAAATTTCTTAGGTTAAGTGTAAGTTAAAACATAAAGATTAGGTATATGCCATTCCAGTCACTTGATTGAATAATTACTCCACTACTCAACGCttatattagtattaaaaGGATCTGTATTAGGATGAATGATAAAGGAAGGTATGtctaaattactttattaagcAGGCTAtatgtttcttatttttatgagTATCTGCTTCTTATTTGGactatcatttattaataagaaaaattaatctAATGTATTCTCTAGATTTTACTGGCTTGTGACTCAAAGTGAAAGGATTTTGgtagtttttataaagaacAAAAGGTGAATGCTAGTCATAGATATGATGATgagatatttatttcataagatgttttttaccaataaaaattatattgtaatccATGGAAATTTCATTGTAATTACATATGATTGTGAAATGCTGTTATTCTGTATGAAATGGTGGTTTTGGTGCTAGAGCTTCAGTGTTATAATATTCCATTTTGATtaacaatttacaataaaaccatttatttcatttgaatattttaaatattagttacTTATTACTAGTcacaatcttttttttttactaaggaATATACATATTGCAAACAAGTATGTATTAacactattattttttgtaatttcagggctgttataaatttactagttatattaaaacaattattaatttaatatttttcaacaagtcTCTTGTAAATTGTTAATCTAAGTAAAATATTAGACAGCACAAAATAGATgtaatatcatattatatattaatttggcTATAATACTATTCAAATATGATATATTGCTTTTGAATCCCAATGTTTTTGATCACCAAAGAATTTATCTTTGTGCTTCAGCTGAGGTgtgtaaaatatgtatgattatattataaactatttattcaaattggtcctttatttttaataacaatcaaTCGAAGTGCCCTTATCTCtgcctattatttattaggtaaCCTTAAGGTTTCTTAAGACagcaacataattaaaaaacaatttggttttacatgattttaatttcttcTATTATACAACTGATCTTAAATCAaagacttaaaataatttaaagttccTTGCTTTTGCCTAGTTAGACACAGGTGCTGCCACCTTCTTAGGTTTCAACATGAAGTACAGTATGACTACACCAAAGAATGCATAGGTAGCTTTAGCGgtctgaaattaaaatatattacattactCTTCCATTTCTTTTAGGTAGTTTCTGATCTTACGTATGTGGATATTAGAAGTCCTTAAATCCTTTTCATAAAAAgcagaatttaaaatattgtatgtcaGGTCAACTCCATTATTGAAGATATACTGATGGACTTGGGTTGTTGAAACAGTAACATGTCTCATTAAAGTCGTCTAGAATAGGGGTATAAagtatgaatattaaaatatacatacattagcCCTGCCGTTGTTTGTGTAGCTGTTGAAATATCTGGAGAGACCCTTGAACTGGGATTCATCAACTGGTTCACCGGCCATTCTGAAATGATATCGGAGTTCCCATTATAAGATCTAGAAGACCTTttgtaaagttaaaataatagaatataaaactttatacctGTTAAATCTTTATTCTTATGTAATAACAACCTTAAAACTCAATTCACACAGTAGTCGCCTACTGTGAATTCAATTAGTGACAGTTGACAGCtctaaaagttatttttcaaaaacacTGACAACTCATACGTTctgtcaaataaataaagtctttaaacctaataaACAGTACAGTGCTGTCAAATAGCCAAAGGTTTAGACTTTAGACTAACTTCTTAAAATCCTTAAATCAGCCGATCCTATCCGGGTATCGGGGTATATTATGGTCGACAGTTCCTTAACTTGGCATGACATCCTGCTTTgtgacagttttttttttattatttgtttccgAAATTCCGTGTCacccatattttttttctatcatttattttttttactctgCAACATGTTATACCACTTTATTCCAGTTTATCAAAAACTTATTGGAATTAGCATACGAGAGTCGAGACCCACACTTAGCGTTATGTCGATTCTGATTCTGACGCCTAACGTCGAAAAAATCGAAAAAATCGTTATAAGTTTTAAGTAGCTTTCGCTTGAACGTGAGACTCGTATCGAAGGATAGGTTCGAACCCGGCTTTGCACCGTTGaacattctttctatgtgtgcattaaACAATTGCTCAAACGGTGATGTAAAACATAGTACCTAAGGGAACCGGCATGCCTAATGCGGCGTTCCCACGAGGCGTTAATCACGACAGTCAACCACGCTTTCGTGAAATACACTTCTGTGTGAACGCATAGGCGTTAAACTTGCTTTCGTGAGGAACGGCGCACGACACAAGCGTGGATAGATCAAACGTGTTTGATTTTCAGTCGTGATATACCGTTCGTGAAGCCAAGATGTCGTCACAACAACGTGGAATTAAGTTTAACGACAGTGAAACTACGCGTTTTTTGGAGTTATATTCTATGGAAAAGGTGTTATATGATCCAAGTTTGGAGGAATACCGTGATAGAGATTTATATATCGATGTTTCGATAATGACTAAGTCGAAACACGAAGCGTGAACGGCACGAAATCCCCCAACCATGTGAACGTTTCATCAATTCACACTTTCGTGAGTGTCACGAACGACAGTTGACTAGCGTAGTTGACTGTCGTGATTAACGCTCCGTGGGAACGCCCCATTATACCCAGAAATTCGATGGCGTGTTTCACGCGCAGAAGGCTGAACACCTATTTgcagaaaaaataatgatcacgaaacaaatacagaagcTAGAAGTAGCGCctctggtttttttttaaatatagttatattCTAATAAGGAATAGGTAGACACTGAATACCTTAAATTTTGGATcccaatttatatatatccccgcgatatttaattttcttttgagcTCATCTTACTTCTTATCTTTTTTCTTTGATGaagatttgaataatttataatacacaTAGTACACGGCTAATAAGGAATAGGTAGCCTTGGTTAcctaaaataaactttttattgaTCTTATGAAGGAACCCCATACTATTTATATGACCTTGAATTAGGTTCCGGGTTTACGGGGGTAATGCAGATGACAATTATTAAGTTTCTAGTCCGTATCTTATAGAGATatggaattttaattaatttatttattatatacacgatcttaaatagaaaataagttgGTGGGGTGGAAAgtggaaacacaaactggacacaATTTTTCTGTCCACCAGGACGTCGTATAAAATACggtaatcaaataataaacaaatatttagcaataaaataatattgcgggtaaaAATTGAGATGTaggctatcctatcttttaagttagatcaaactgcacacggtgtgcaaatttgattgaaatcggttcggtagtttaggagtccatagcggacaaacaacgtgacacgtaatttttatttacagatttaGTACATACTTCTCAAATATTTACCACGTTTTATGGGTGAGGGCTGACATATTTGTGTTTCGAGCATTTGAATATTTACTTACGTTTGCTCGGCCCCTATTAGTTTGACTGTTAAAAATACGACTGAAGCCTTTTAAATTAGGGTCATCTTCTACCCCTCCAGCCATTCCTTCCACATTAATATCTATTACTGAGTTAAATTTCGGAATTATTTGTTATGACAAGGAAAATGTCTGAAGCAATCGCTGCtgtcatttataatttcatgTTTTCGTATATACGGTtcaaaaaggtttttattcatatacgtAACCGTTCGTGTCTACTGTCTTAGCTCactgtaacaattttttcaacgTAAAAGAGTAAGAGAACGAAAAACGTTCCTATTTACGAAGTTTATGGACTCAtcaatagaatatttttattattttaatgaatttaggaaaatatattaaattaagaagacaaaatctattaaattattttatttacataaagtattttttatgaaccaccataaaatacaaacacattcttataaaaaagatTGTAATGCTTGATATTAtgccaaataataataaaatctacaaaaAGCGTGAATAATTCAGATTATAAACAagctataacaaaaaaaaactttgttaGTGATTAACTAATTTGAACTTAGTAACTAATTTTTGTGAgtcagaaaattattttatacaatattattaaaataggtattttagaaaaataaaatactttagtgtACTTGTCATAAGCCATAATACTAATAACTTTCATATCTTTcacacttaaaataattattgacatCTTTCCCATCTTTATTTTAGGTAAACAAGGTTTCAAGTGATTGTAAAAATCTACGGGCTCTGAATGAACTCTGAAAATTGTTATAGCCTAGATGATGTTATGGTTGACTATTGCTTAATTATACTTATCACATCTCTTAAGTACAAAAATCTTTGAGCTTGACACATTAAATCTATGTAACTAGGATTACTATGTTCATTTACATAATCACAGTTAATGAGGACCATCCTTTCCTAGGAAGCACCAGGTTATTGTAACCTTAAAAAACTACATTtcttgtttttgaagttatacttctttaggcgcgttatgaaaaatttatgagagtgaaattttacgatgcgcatGCGCGCGCActttgacacaaaattatcagtatgaagttgcccacggaagatgttacggcattggacataatttaaaaacaacattcgaataataatagaatttatgttacacttaatgtaagagaataataataaatatttatttaatttatcaaatgtaaactgaactttattgacgataatgactccttttccagtctttgattatttaattgtaattaattatttgcatgcaatcaaaaactatttttaataatgccaaagaagtatcacttcttacgcgcgtacatacacgcacccttttttatttttgtttaatcaCTTTGTAAAGAGGAACAGCTCAATAAAGCatgcttaatataatatagcaaTAATAGTTTTGTAGTCTGCCAAGCTGCAAACCACTatagtttaaataatgtatattacattatttgaattaaaataatatacaatacaaatatatcaAACATTTGTGCTAATGTCTAAATAACTTCATAAAAGCACagttttttgttacattaagGTCACAATCTCCATATTATCTATTTCCATTAAGGAAAATTCTTAAAGTATAAGATCCTCTTCCCAATCTTCTTTCTGTCGCTCTGACATAGATAGGCGAGGGTGGGTGAGCTGTTTAAGTTCTTCATATGTCCGTGGTGGAAGAGGGTTATCACTAAGATCCACGTATTCAAGTGCCCGAGACCTCTCTAATCTATTAACATCAACTTctgaaatttgaaaaaaatacagtataaTATACTGAAAGAACTATCATATTTGTTGGAATCCAAAGCTTATGTAAAAAGATTAGTTACTTTCCATTTCCATAGATAACAAGAGGTctctttaaatgaaataatcaattaaaatttctatCATATAAAACAGTAGTGGGGAATTAgcttaaacttataaaatataatatgaatttgaAGTATAATTAgagtaaagaaaatcatgtaccaataatttgattatgatGTGCGAGTAGTGTATGCAGGCTGGGGCACTGGCAGGCTATGTGAGGTAGGGCCACAAAGGAGTTGTGTGAGATGTCCAGTCGTTCTAAACATGCCAAAGTACAGAGCTCATCTGGTAGTTTGGCTATTTGGTTATTTGCTAAGTTTAAGTCTGTAACAAGccatgtaaaaattatatagggTTTCCTAGTTTTCagttaattaagaaaaaaatgtcaaaAGTATGAGAAACTGTTATATTTTTAGCTACAATTAAATCCATAATCCTAATATGAACATACAAGAATAGGGCACATTGTATGGTACTTCAGATTTTAGCTATctgcaaatatttataattttaacatacctgtgattaaactaaatttaacaGTAAACTTTGGTGGAATTTTTGTGATAACATTGCCACTGAGGTCACAGCTCTTTAATTCTGTGTGCCGCATCAAATGGTACACAGCATCTGGTACTTGCATTAGTTGACATTCTGATAAATctgtaacaatataaaaaagaacatgagtcatatttaaaaaaaattgtaaagacATTACAAGAATTGTATTATTCctcataataaaaatgttagtaTTTTTAAGTTGAACTAtagtcataattttttttttacattagaaAGTGAAATAGAACTTTCAGACTCAATACAGCATTTTtctaattcaattaaaaaagatattaaCATACAAATCTATTGATGGTCCCAGAAAATTAAGATGCTTTTGctgataaatttataaaacaatataagaaACTGTTACCTAATATTTGTGTTTCTTGGGCATCCTCACACTTGAGAATCACTCTTGTTACAGCTAAAGccatttgtatttatatcaaaaactGTCTCGACTATTTCAATTAATGAAAAGACGTGTAGAACTAAATTCACTATTATGCGTAGTTCAGTTGCTTACGACTGAATACtgatctataaatatatcgaCTCGttctaattttgttatttacagACATTCCTACAAGGGCAACTTGGTATAAGTACAAACTAGTAAGACTATATAGATTTTGGAACATGCTAACTGGTAATGTAAAATGATAAATCTATTGACGTTAATGCAACCACAACAACATACCGCTTCAGATGTAACATTTAACAATTATAGAGTATAATTAGAAAACAGAAAAGACTATAAGTAATTGATTAATAATTCACTTAATTGAACGTACaatctaataatttaacaaaaccaGAAACCCAGAGGCCAGCCGCCAGTCCTGGGGTTTTTTTTCCCCTTTTCTTGCCTCTTGGCCTGCACGACCTGGGGGCTGGCCGGCTGGGGGCTGGGGCCTGGGGGTTTTGTCAAGTCAAGTCGAAATTTTTTAgacacgaactgtcattttcatacaaattaagttttcgacttgctacatacactactgttaaggcatcttgtcTAAACCCACTGTAATTTGTACAAAAGGTTGTCGACACGAACTGTCAATTTCATATCTACTATACTtggtcaatatattatatatattggcATTTTATATTTGGCACTGGCCGGCTAAATTGATATTACTTTGCCTTTCCCATAAAgggataaatttatattatcatcataaattattgatattaGACTGTAGACAATTACAAATCTTAAACCCCTTCGTATGACTTTTGATTCTCGAACCTGTGTCAAATGTCAATGCTTCGTTTTGGATGAACAACATGATTTTCGCATGAACACAATGATACAAAAATTGTGAATTCTAactcaaatttttttatacagattgTCTCAAAGTATGCACCTAGAAAATTATCtgtttgtatattaaattaagaaatagtAGCAAAAGCAAGCACTTTAATCTGATCGGGAAGTTGTTCAAGACCATACATTcttatatgaaataataaaaaaaattgttattgtaaatcATAAGGTCGCCAGCATTTAAGCTTGGTGACGGTTTGCAAAATTTTCACtaagtaggtatatataaatcttataGACATTGAAACGTATgcagatttaatttaaaataatagacgttgttttttttttttattcagagaaACGTAAGAAATACCTCAATTATAGGTCTACCAGgatctgatggcaaaaagggaaaaaagaaattgacgctagcaatactggggaaattggagtaaaacgttttgatacttttttttccttatagCGGCTGATTCTGTGTGTGATAtatgcaaaatatataaaaatttatccaatgataatttttgaaaatgtggCGAATGTGGGGTTTGAAATTTAGATGGAAACTCCAATTACTCTGTTcatgagtttattaattaattaagaacttgaaaatggttccaaatactgcacatccataaaaaagtcttcaacgcagtatttataataaacctttCCTCCTGCATCTCAATCTTGTTCTATGAactgattttcaatttttattacatgttcACAAGATTTTCGCTGTTCATCGAACCCTATTTGAGAGAAAGAAACAGTGTAAAACTCATTTATCTTGTTTCTGATCaattctaaatcaaaactatccaagtttatttgtagtataagaaacccctgaaataaaccaaagtttagtataagtacataatataatacacacgaAGAATCCCATAAACCAAAGTATCAAGACGTGTCATTCCTACTAACCAGTCAACGCTTGCACATGGCTCAATATCGATGATTGTGTATGTTCTGCATCTTGTTGATCAAGTATTCTTtgataaacattgaaaacaTTATGTCTTGCTTGCTATCGAAGAGGTTTCTTCGACATTTTCAtcactttttaaaggaaatttgaagccaaaccaaaaacaattcctcgaaatttcagttgacagatgaaatttttcttttattgccatatgaaaatcgctaatttttaaaaattttttttgccaTCAGATTCTGGTAGACCTATACAATGCAGAATGAAACGAACAATAACAGCAACGTACTGACCTCGCAAATTTCACAATTTTTACGAGATATCTTCGTTTTTGTGTAATAATTGCGATAGTACGTATAAAATCTCCATGATTAAATTTGCAActgcatatattttttttaaccaatTGCATTTTAtgaagattttaaaatatcgatttaaaaaaaaatgcgacATGAGAAGATTATTTAAcgttattaaagttaaatctatttataaatcacttttttcattacatatatgaattttgtcaTATATGATCTGTCAAATAGTGCTTTAAAACGGTAAGATAAGATAGATAAACCCATAGAAAGTAAGCTGTAAGCCTATTAAGTTTAAAGAATAGGTATGTGGCTACTTTTTAGAAAGCTGTTACGTAAACGCGGTCATTAACAAAAGATTGGGATCATTATGATGGAAAATGCGGTAGTTTGTCCACTAATAACCGGTAGGAAGTTGCGCGTTTTATAAAATCCgtttttattacaaagttATGTCATacgttttaaactaaaaagttatataaattgttgCTTGTGCCTTGATCATGAAAGCAACAGCGCTAACAGGAATGATTAAGTTCCCTATGCGGCTGAATTTCAATAAACAAGAGCTTGATTTATGACTTTATACTTATTGTAATGACCATGTAATCGCAGACGTCGTCGTCGTAATAAAATTAggattcatttattttttaggtaacggttttttataatatctacTGATTAGACATTTCAGTTTAACTATTTCAATGTACGGACAacgtgtttaaaaaattaagagtGGTTTCTACTTTATTCTATTTTGTCTTACTACAAaagagttataatttttggAAAGAAATGttagacataatatatacgcatagtctttaaaaaaaattgcatgcctggaaaaattgtagatttaaaaacggtaatttatatattgtaccTAAGtgatacatacataatatacggAAAAGAGAAAAATGCTTGACCTCGATCCATCGTTGTCGCAATAAAGCACGATATacggccaaaattaataatgtatcttcaatctatgattataaccaatcttggactgattcatatctaaagaccgatctccaatctgcatgccaataaacatttctgctatccgattgtttatttgacaaaagattgacagcaatcttttgcgtgatccttgcctctcgaccgcgtttcgttcaatgcaatatgttgtgttcaagcataccaaaagttcgtgtttttggaacgaaataaaataagtaagacttagggtctgtttcacaatgtatggataaagtagcaattagctatgcaacgttttgtttgtttttttgttacgaacaaataaagttacaaaattctatagaaaaacatagaaccttaacctttttgctggtcatttaatattacttgtaacgaaacgggctgtcattttcatatggtattattgtttgttaggttattgagtattttagtacatattattacaaatataaattttctctgagtagtttgtgtatgttgtttttgtgattcgaggttggttctttaacttaaaaaaatgtctacgcaaaaacgtgaaagaagcgtcaatttcagccgggaagacgttgaccttctaacttcgcttgttgctgaccataaaaatatattagaaaataaaaagagtgactcagtcacctggcaggagaaagagcagtgctggaagacgctggaggcgctgtttaatagcacaagtggggtaaactttcgcagtgctaaagcttaaagagggctacaagaaaaaagtctgccttgatacatgctgaaacatatcgtacaggaggtggccctagtactgctactcctcttaccccctatcgaggaaaaagtcaaagacatgatattgttgtctgtcgaaggaaatgaaagtcaattgaaaggaagagcttctaaataagagaaagcaaTGGGCATTTAAAGATGAagaaagagagcataaaagagaattctgggccatagaaaaaaatatattgttaaataaattagaaaaataatagattttgtgcctggagcgaggatgtattgtattaaaaatttgtatttttatttaaataaaagcattgaatttttatttaatttatctcaaaaacgttgtaatttataaaatattatagtaataaagcaaaataatcacttataagattacttcgcaaacttgcatttcccacgttgtcaattgcgctttgatcaatatcatcagcttgttcatctacttgttgcagtagttcaaagtgttcatctcgcatatcaatagcaatattgtgcaacactgcacatgccactatcacggcttgtacacgagatacttgaagtaaaaccttttttgacaaaccgattttggggaaccgattttttccaaacaccatattatgtcctttccaccacatttctgcttcgtatttgagattcgttataaagatgttctgctggagtcttgaggttttgcagtggagttagtaggtagtatctatagtaacaaatatttttggttgtagctaatatttaatttttttttacaaaagttgatgaaaagatgaaacctgcaagaagtcatatatgatagacatcactttgtgtaaaagtgtctccaaagcttcttttgttaaCCTAAATCTAAATGTGAATTCGGCTTCATTCAGGCTctggatataataaattcttgtcttcttatgtcttcgcacagaagtacgttgtcttcttccagcttcagaattactatcccaatcggataattgcatttaaacttccaaatcactatcactagaactggaagatgacgaagatgaataaattttcccgatgaatattaagttaggtCGCAATCCCAAACCCAAATCATACGAGTTTCACCGATAGCAATCCGAGATTGATTTGGCCATTCGAAGCAACTGTCAAAATGGACAGATAGGTTGTTGGCatgagtaaacattcattttcatacagagggcaatcttcaatctcttatccgccctctgaacgattggttgaataattagattggtatctcagtccatgtattgaatattggcatgcttttctttagaaatggattgaattgtcagtctatgacagctaaaattggattgaTATTGCATATTGGTTTTGGCCGTTATACAATACATAATGACAAGGAAGTGTTCTAACATCGAGtagtcatttaaaaataattgaattattttattattattattctttttaaacaaaagcaGACCATGCCAGTTTGCAACCCTATAGGTATGGGTTGAAAAAGGAcgtattattacaattaattattatgttcctgtgtgtttaatttaaaaaaaattgtaagaatatttaataatttatgatacACGCAAGATATATTGTACGTTTCTGATATCtatgaattatatttgtaattattaaaatgtattataaagtGTAGGTACAGTGTAGAAAATAAattctcattaaaatttataaatacatatcaaACGTTGACAGGTTTTAGTCATATGGTCATGTCGTCTTAATAGTActaaagaattttataaataatctgtGTCCAATACGTAATAACTGTCAAACTGCAGCTTCTTTTTTTAGattcaataatttttctttgacAAATTTTTTCCTGTGCcacaaaatatgtaaacatttaattacatatcTACACATTTGCGCTGTCTCTCAATACgcaataaaattgaatttaggCCTAACGACTTGTCTAATTACGCGCTGTGGGTCAAGGTCGTATATGTCAGGTCATCGAAGTCCATTCACGGGCCACatttagaaattaatttaagtaagcgggttaattaaaataatgtattgcGCTATTATCGTTATTGCTCTAGTTTCGTATGAATGCAAAAATAGGAGATCGCTACAGCGTAGATTATTAGATAAGATACGATGTACTTTGCATAAGTAGGTAAACGAAACATTTTGTTATTGGAAACATAATTCGTACTATACTGAACAATCATATATTTGtagatgttttattttacagctTTGTTTTACGTATAAATAGTTTTAGGATTACTATTTACGGACAAAAATCTTATTGTatcattatatgtatttatataaggccaaactaaataatattttatatctatctGATATCTCATaactaatttactaataagtaCACTAAACATAAATACCATTTACcgaatctttaaaaaaaattgtctaacgTACCTAATTGACTGTTTTCCTGTGCATCCTCACATCGTCCAACAACCCTTATAATTGCTCGTCCAGCTAATCTCGCGCAAATCATCATAGCAGGAGCCCTAGTATCTCCCTGCTCCGCCTCAGCGGGCATCCTGGCGTCATTGTATTCCGATGGGGGCCTCATCACTGCACTTGTCACTACACTTGATGTCACTATTGCACTTTTCCAAATTAACTTCGTAttacatgaaaataaatgatgtaGCAAAACCGTTCCGAAACGCGTAGCGCCTGGCTGAACGGCAACACTGTTAAATTTGAGCGCGGCCTCAACCTGCCTTTATATCTTCGTCAAAACAAAGAAGCATGGCGTGCGAGCGAGAGGCCAATAATAACAAATGTCTATCCGTCTGCTGCGTAGTTGATGCAAGTTGTCTTTTCGCGGAAGCACGTGGAAAATTAATGGAATATACATCGTTTCACAATACGAAATATTGCCCCCTTATCAATAAACAATGAACCAATTTAGGTGGCCCCATTGTTTTTACTCTCGAGAGCTCAGGATCTTATTAATCAGATTGTCTTTGTTTATCGCCTAATCGGTGATTAAATGTACTATTGTTTCGTTTACTGATTGTGATGTGACGCTAGGTACAAAtttccttttaaaaatataataaatattggaaactttaatcaaataaaccgtgtatgatattaattactaataatCGGTGATTTATCACCATCTTCGAGGGAAGATTGTTTACGACTATGTGTTCATTTGGAAAATCTTTAGTGATGGTCTAGGATGCTAATCCTAATAACAAGATAaatgttttagttttctattaaatacaaatacgagaatatacttaatttgacATTAGTCGTAGTTTAATTCATGTATTCAACTTCTACCGAcaga includes:
- the LOC125056092 gene encoding leucine-rich repeat-containing protein 57 isoform X1, which gives rise to MRPPSEYNDARMPAEAEQGDTRAPAMMICARLAGRAIIRVVGRCEDAQENSQLDLSECQLMQVPDAVYHLMRHTELKSCDLSGNVITKIPPKFTVKFSLITDLNLANNQIAKLPDELCTLACLERLDISHNSFVALPHIACQCPSLHTLLAHHNQIIEVDVNRLERSRALEYVDLSDNPLPPRTYEELKQLTHPRLSMSERQKEDWEEDLIL
- the LOC125056092 gene encoding leucine-rich repeat-containing protein 40 isoform X2, yielding MALAVTRVILKCEDAQETQILDLSECQLMQVPDAVYHLMRHTELKSCDLSGNVITKIPPKFTVKFSLITDLNLANNQIAKLPDELCTLACLERLDISHNSFVALPHIACQCPSLHTLLAHHNQIIEVDVNRLERSRALEYVDLSDNPLPPRTYEELKQLTHPRLSMSERQKEDWEEDLIL